A window of the Pogona vitticeps strain Pit_001003342236 chromosome 4, PviZW2.1, whole genome shotgun sequence genome harbors these coding sequences:
- the LOC140706336 gene encoding uncharacterized protein LOC140706336, producing the protein MLRENVFALVHRADRMDHTVAAANMDRVDKEDHMVVASMERLDHMVAAARIYHMTRDHIIMANMDRVAHMTHMVVAANMDRVDHMEVADNMDRVDHMVVVVNMGRVRMVDPIVAANMDR; encoded by the exons GGAGAATGTGTTTGCCCTGGTGCACAG GGCAGACAGGATGGATCATACGGTGGCAGCAGCCAATATGGACAG gGTGGACAAAGAGGATCATATGGTGGTAGCCAGTATGGAGag GCTGGATCATATGGTGGCGGCGGCCCGTATATACCATATGACGAg GGATCATATAATCATGGCCAATATGGACAG GGTGGCTCATATGACTCATATGGTGGTGGCAGCCAATATGGACAG GGTGGATCATATGGAGGTAGCAGACAATATGGACAG AGTGGATCATATGGTGGTGGTAGTCAATATGGGCAG GGTTCGTATGGTGGATCCTATAGTAGCAGCCAATATGGACAGGTAA